The following proteins come from a genomic window of Larimichthys crocea isolate SSNF chromosome III, L_crocea_2.0, whole genome shotgun sequence:
- the LOC104930028 gene encoding arginine vasopressin-induced protein 1 yields the protein MPPFPVLLGMDTRPSPPTTSMMVRPSPLWRLAERRSRKAGSGNIFSDVNLWQLQRLFKAAGDQDAEQRAQLVWGHGDEAELAQALIGLRARSHRRGLRNNGRDALGSHWLRAFNHLRIGESSPGSQGKDPGEESDSEEGAQSSADAHQHTGTTGRGSGATAVLTESQSPAGTSERPVRTSSGLRRGGDNNPERYLHRILH from the exons ATGCCACCTTTCCCTGTCCTTCTCGGGATGGATACCAGACCGTCCCCACCTACTACCTCCATGATGGTGCGCCCGTCCCCACTGTGGCGGCTGGccgagaggaggagcaggaaggcTGGCTCCGGGAACATTTTCAGTGATGTGAATCTGTGGCAGCTCCAGAGACTTTTCAAGGCAGCGGGGGACCAGGATGCTGAACAGAGGGCCCAGCTGGTTTGGGGCCATGGAGATGAGGCTGAACTGGCTCAGGCTTTGATAGGACTGAGGGCCCGTAGTCACAGGAGAGGGCTGAGGAATAATGGGAGGGATGCTCTAGGCTCACACTGGCTACGAGCGTTCAATCATCTCAG GATTGGGGAGAGCTCGCCAGGCAGCCAGGGGAAGGACCCCGGAGAGGAGAGTGACTCTGAGGAAGGAGCACAAAGCAGTGCAGatgcacaccaacacacaggaACAACAGGAAGAGGTTCAGGGGCCACAGCGGTACTTACAGAGAGCCAGAGCCCTGCAGGGACGTCTGAGAGACCAGTTAGAACCAGCTCAGGACtgcggagaggaggagacaataACCCAGAGAGATACCTCCACAGAATACTCCATTGA
- the marveld1 gene encoding MARVEL domain-containing protein 1, with protein MPPQSPQPQVRENILKFLKSFLGIIRILQIVFGAGLWVTIAANKYEGSSHFVLFVAVLFWLLTLDLFFLTLLDKQDLVPFLGGERWLPTNLAHDVAAAVLYLPAIGIMIYKTGRNSFCTLEQYKHSCPYKVYLTAAVFACLCCLVYLLSVIYGAYRKCRGERTVF; from the coding sequence atgccACCCCAATCTCCCCAGCCGCAGGTGAGGGAGAATATCCTGAAGTTCCTCAAGAGTTTTTTGGGAATCATCCGGATCCTGCAGATTGTGTTCGGTGCCGGGCTGTGGGTCACCATCGCCGCCAACAAATACGAAGGATCCAGCCACTTCGTCCTGTTCGTCGCAGTCCTCTTCTGGCTCCTCACCCTCGATCTTTTCTTCCTCACCCTCCTGGACAAGCAGGACCTCGTCCCGTTCCTGGGAGGGGAGCGCTGGTTGCCCACCAACCTGGCGCATGACGTGGCCGCCGCCGTGCTCTACCTGCCGGCCATAGGTATCATGATCTACAAGACGGGTCGCAACTCTTTCTGCACCCTGGAGCAGTACAAGCACTCCTGTCCGTACAAGGTCTACCTGACGGCCGCCGTGTTCGCCTGCCTGTGCTGCCTGGTTTACCTCCTGTCGGTTATTTATGGGGCTTACAGGAAGTGTCGAGGAGAACGAACGGTCTTCTGA